From the genome of Leptodactylus fuscus isolate aLepFus1 chromosome 1, aLepFus1.hap2, whole genome shotgun sequence, one region includes:
- the PRKAB1 gene encoding 5'-AMP-activated protein kinase subunit beta-1 — protein sequence MGNTSSERPGPLKGRRDSGGSASKGDDRAKILMDSPEDADMYPTEENKAPLEKDEFLAWQHDLEVNDKAPTQARPTVFRWTGGGKEIYLSGSFNNWGKIPLIRSHNNFVAILDLPEGDHQYKFFVDGQWTHDPAEPVVTSQLGTINNVITVKKTDFEVFDALMVDSQKGSDVSELSSSPPGPYQQDPYNCKLEERYKSPPILPPHLLQVILNKDTGISCDPALLPEPNHVMLNHLYALSIKDGVMVLSATHRYKKKYVTTLLYKPI from the exons ATGGGGAACACCAGCAGCGAACGGCCTGGACCCCTAAAGGGGCGAAGGGATAGTGGGGGGAGCGCCAGCAAGGGAGATGACAGGGCCAAGATACTGATGGACAGCCCGGAGGACGCGGACATGTACCCGACTGAAGAGAACAAG GCACCATTGGAAAAGGATGAATTTTTAGCGTGGCAACATGACTTAGAAGTGAATGATAAAGCTCCCACACAGGCTCGGCCAACAGTATTTCGCTGGACTGGTGGCGGGAAAGAAATCTACCTATCCGGGTCTTTTAATAACTGGGGGAAGATTCCTCTCATCAGAAG CCACAACAACTTTGTTGCTATCTTAGACCTGCCAGAAGGAGATCACCAGTACAAGTTCTTTGTAGACGGCCAGTGGACACATGACCCTGCTGAG CCTGTAGTAACTAGCCAGCTTGGCACTATAAACAATGTCATTACTGTGAAGAAAACAGATTTTGAAGTATTTGATGCCTTAATGGTGGATTCTCAGAAAGGCTCTGATGTGTCAG AGTTGTCCAGCTCACCACCTGGTCCATACCAGCAAGATCCATATAACTGTAAGCTAGAAGAACGTTACAAGTCTCCTCCCATCCTACCGCCCCATTTATTGCAAGTTATCCTTAACAAAGACACTGGCATTTCT TGTGATCCAGCTTTGCTCCCAGAACCAAACCATGTTATGTTAAATCATCTATATGCCCTTTCCATCAAG GATGGCGTGATGGTATTAAGTGCTACTCACCGTTACAAGAAGAAATATGTCACCACATTGCTGTACAAGCCCATATGA